The Lampris incognitus isolate fLamInc1 chromosome 15, fLamInc1.hap2, whole genome shotgun sequence genomic interval AacgtttttttttatctttatctAGGCTGAACATTACAGTAGCTACCACAAGAAAACCTCATTTTCATACGTTGGTCGTTGTCAACAAACGCACGCCGCTGGTTAATACAGAGCAATTAACAGTGAGGTTTGCCCAGGACTTGTTTTAGAGTTTGCGTACCCCGACAGCCGCTACGGCAAGCCGCAGGGGGAACAAACGAACATACAAACgtctcacacccccccccccccgccccttggaCCCTGCGGAGCATGTTTAGGGCCAATGTGGAAGGTTTAGCGAAGAGAAGGCTACAAAGAAATGGCAGATTTGGGCTCACTATCAGTtcgacagctttgcagagagaaaACGGCCTAAAACACCGGTTGGAAGGCAGTGGTATGTATGCAAGCGTCTAGTCTGCCGGAAACgcaaaagaagagaaagaagagctcTATCCCACTCGACTCTGCAACACGCTCCTGCTAGCCGGCTAATAATAATGAGCTAACGCCGGCTACCTGTCGAGCCTCCCTCGCCGCTCCCAAGTGACTCATGCTGATACCCTTATCACTCCGATAGTTAACGTTAGCATCCAATACGTTTCCCTCTATCTCCGGGAgtccttttaaaaaaaactgttttaaCGACCTTTTTAACCACCACGTCGTACAGGATACCTAGCCACTTTAGATGGCCAAGGTCCATGTTTACTAATGGATGGTTCGTGCAGTTGTTAAACAAGAAGATTTACGGGTGGTCAAAGACAGGTATGGACTAAACTTTAATTCACCTTACCTACCAGAAAACGTCCGATGTCATTTCCAAGCAAAGTCGCCTTGGTCACATTTAAAGCGCTAACGGAAGGTGTGGATGGTATCGGCCGTCACTTTTAACAGCTTTGACAAATTATGGGCATAAATCCGCGCCGCTCCGGCGTGTCTTGGCCTGAGTGGCAGCATCAAGTTTGTTGAAATCTAATacagttttttaaaaaaaagagagactagCATCCGTCAGACGCAGATCTCTGTTCTGCTTCTATCCCCGTGATGCGGCTGATGCCGGACATTGGGTCGAAACCAGACTGAAAAAGGTTATTTTTGCATCCGGTAAGTTGtaagtgttatgtctgcacacatcgacagtgctgcatttgatttggtgctgttctattgtgctgggatcgattggtgatgcctgcgggctctgggttgtttgatcgggtctgcctgtgaggctgtgtcagtctaaataaagaatgcaacatagcggttgtgtcgagcgacagtgctgtgtcctgaagtgatttctaaatacaatagtaagGTCATCCTGAATATGTCAGAAACTCGGGCAAACTAGCCGGATTTCTTGCCTCTTCCACCTCGAGGGGTGTCATAGATTTCACCCCAACATTGTGAAAAAAAATACTATTTTCTTATTCATTTTTTCCCTAATGATGCCTTGGCCCATCAACAGTGTCCAGTACAAGAAATTGATACCGGCTGTGGGAAAAGTGTAGTGAGCCTGTCCTAGCCTGTCGGTTGTTGTCTTTTTCAAGTGCAAAGTCGAGCTGTTATCTTTCTCATGGTGCCACTGACTTGCATATGAAGTGAAATGGTTTCTTCCTTCAGCAGATCAGAGGAGGTGCAAACTTAGTTTCTTCACCATGGGAAACACCTGCAGTAACAACCTGGGGATCCCTCCAGCCAAAGGCCCCAATGCTGTGGGATGCACTGACTTCATGATGGATCACACCATACAGGTGATAAGGGCCTTGCATAGATATCCGTTTAAAATATACATACTACCCTACTTTTAGTGTTCAATGTTGGTAACAGAGTGAAGTACATGTTTAAAACCCAAAGCTATTACACATATGACTGAATTTGTCTGGAGATAAAATGCACATTGGTTGTGTCCTTGGTTCTGGTAAAATGGTTGTGCAGAATTTGAATATTGTGTCCTGTAAACATGTACTGTTTCTTGTCTAGACATCAAAATCAAAATGTTAAAATGTCCAGCCCAGCTGCCACTACAGTGTTCATAGTATTCAAGAATATCTTGTTGCACTTGTTGTGAATTAACAAAAATTAGCCTAGTTTCCAGCATTAAGCAAGATATCTAGTCTAGACAAAAGCCTCCGCAAGAGTTTCAACTTTCAGCATGAGTTTAGACAAGTTCCATACACAAAAGTTGCAGTCAAAATGTGTATACTATATGGCTAGCCTTTTCTGGTACAACTGAGCCCAGTTCAAAGTATCTTATTTTTCCGGCCTAGTTGGGCTGTATGACTAATAATCACATGACACAGCATAAAATGTGTGTCATGTGTCATTGTCATCATCTCTTGTCAACAGGGCACCTTCTTTCGACTTTACTATCCTTGCCAAAAGTCAGAGAAAGCTGAAAAACCAGACTGGATCCCAAGCAGGGAATACTTCAATGGTCTGGCAGACTTCATGAAAATAAATAGAACGCTCAGTGAACGGATTTTCAACTACCTCTTTGGTGAACACCTTTATTTAGTAATCAACAGAATACGTAAAACTATGTTTTTGTGCTTGTACAGTGTCTAAGCTGATCTTTGAGAGGCTATATTTGATTTTGTGTAAGGATCCTTTAAGATCCCAGCGTTCTCGGATGCTCCATTTAAACAGAATGGAAAATGCCCTGTGGTGATCTTCTCCCATGGCCTGGGTGCATTCAGGTACACCCACACCGTTACAACACTGCCCAAGTAGTATGTATTCACTGTGACAAATTCATCAGCTCTTCTAAGTCTGGAAATGGTTTTATTGAAATCTCCTTGGTTTCACAGGACTTTGTATTCAGCTATATGTGCAGAGCTTGCCTCTCAGGGCTTCATTGTGGCTTCAGTGGAACACAGGTACTATAGCATATTAAATATTAGCATATTTTGTGCCGATTTAGAGAGCTATATATAATGTACATTAGTATTACATACATTAGTATTACATCAGTATTACATTAATTCATACTTTAAGGATTTGTTGTTTGCTCATGTTAAGGCCAAATGGCCTTTGTTAATTTGCCAGGACACAATTAATTTGTCTGTTAATTAGTCTGTGCCCCAGTCAGCTATAAGGCTGTCATCACATTCATTATCATCATTTACTTTATAAATATATTCAATGTGTAAATATGCGTTGTAGCACATTGCATAGGATATAATTAACACCTTGCGGTCTGTGCCAAAATCTATAACCAGACATCTATATCCAAATTGTGGGTGTTTACACTCCACTGATCCCAGACGAAGGAAATCCTAGTTGTGTGTGACCCAAGCGAACACTAACAAAGGACTATCTCCACAGACACGCGGTACAGCCACCCCTTCTATAAGCGGCTGTCTGTTTATCCGTAGAGTAGGAATGGAAAGGGTAAGCAGACAATGGCATGAACCAGGtcatcactttttcttttttttcagtttagaCTGCAGGGGAATATATGGAGATGAACATAATGGCCCATCCACAATTAGTCAGTTAGAAGGTCATGGTCATTGAAGGGGAATACCACTGAAGTTCAGTATCGGGTTGAAATCCCAAGTCACAGTACTCGCCACAGAATTTCTTCTGGTAGAAAGGTCACAGTCCTGATGTACGAACTTTGTTTGGTTTGTGTGGATAGAACGTAAAGTCACTGAAAACTTTGGTCAAAAGTATCCGCTCTCTTTGTTCTTgactagtttgttttatagtctagaAAAATCCCATTTTTATTATAACATTAAACTTTGTTAGAAAGGCTTGCATCCCATGTCCACTGCGCCAACAAGGCCCAGCAGTTTCAAAAGTCACCATGAATTGGCTCAAGTAAAACTGTGTGTGAGagcgcatgtgcatgcatgcatgtgtacgcatgcatgcatgtgtacgcATCCGTGTGCGTGAGAACGCGAAAGAACAAGACAAGGTAGAAAGTAATGTATAGAAATCACACGTTTTAGACAAACTCTGAAACTTCTGTTCTCTTatacattttaaaacaaaatacaaacctaaataaataacataaatgcCAAAATAAGTGGTGTGGGATTTTCTGGCAAACTGAAACCAAACACCGGctgcacggtggcgtagtggttagcgtggtcgcctcacaaaaacaaggtcctgggttcgagccccggggtagtccaaccttgggggtcatcccgggtcatcctctgtgtggagtttgcatgttctccccgtgtctgtgtgagtttcctccgggtgctccggtctcctcccacagtccaaagacatataggtcaggtgaatcggccatactaaattgtccctaggtatgaatgtgtgtgtgtgtgtgtgtgtcggccttgtgatggtctggcggcctgtccagggtgtcccgcctgcagcccaatgactgctgtgataagctccagcatccccgtgaccctgacagcaggataagcggtttggataatggatggatggatggtacaaaTGACGTCAAGGGAGGTGCACGCACATTTAGCTTTCATCAACCCTTTCCTGTTTACTTTTAGACTCATATGTGTGGAGAGGGGTAACAAACCTTGACTTCATCATTTAAAAGATTTCCACCTTTCACATAATTTAAGTCTTTGTATCAAGGTATGACACAGAGACTAATAGAAAATTAAAAATATCTCTCcaccttttttttattatttgtggAGGTGTGCGTTGGAGGTTTAtaattgtgccaaattgccatgtTTTTCCCACAGAGATCAGTCTGCCTCCGCCACCTATTATTTCCGCGAAAAGTCTGAGTCGGAAATGATGGAGGAAGCATCGTCCAACAGGTCCACTCCAGCCTCAGACAACCAAGTACAGGAATGGATGTACTACCGAGCTCTGGCGCATGGAGAGAGTGAATTCCCACTCAGGAATAAACAGGTATCGACGAACCATTGAAATGCCTTCCATATGTAGAGGGAAGATATCCAAGCATAAGCACATGATTTCCTCCTGAAAATATCACTTCTTTGAAAGCCAATTTTCAGATCACCAGTGACATTAGCAAAATTTCAAAATGTACCAAACTTTACTGGGATTTTTTTGTGAACTTTGAAATTTGGCTCGTGCCCTTTTTAAGTGAATTATGCTGCAATAGAATAAACTTTAGTTCTGATGAGTTAAATAACATTTACCAAAGGTAGGAAACACGGTAGCGCAGTGATTAGCacgattgcctcacagcaagaaggtcctgggtttgagccccggggtaggccaaccgtggggatcgtcccaggtcatcctctgtgtagagtttgcatgttctctctccccgtgtctgcgggggtttgttccgggtgctccggtttcctcccacaatcccccaaagacatgtaggtcaggtgaatcggccatactaaattgtccctaggtgtgaatgtgtgtgtgtgtgtgtgtgtgtgtgggcacagtgatggcttggcagcctgtccagggtgtctctccgcctgctgcccaatgactgctgggataggctccagcatctcgcgacccgacttcggataagcggcttggataatggatggatggaaaggcaGTAAACAAGGATTGTGAAAGTCAGAGCAAAAGTGCCCTGAAATTCCCATGGCCTTGGTAGGATGATATTACAACCAAGTGCCGGGAAAAGAATGAGAGGTCGGAAGAGAATaaaagacttttttttctttttaactgtAGGATAAGGGGCATATTTGTTTTAATGTGGGATGACTAGGTGAGGGGTGACTAGGTGAGGAATATATGGGAAAGGAAATATGATGTAGCAGGAAGAGAAACAAGTGTTTCCACATGATTTAAGATGGCTCGAGGCGATACATGATCCTATTATAGAAAACAGGTTTTAGTCACTGCAAGCCTGACTACACAATATCTGAACCTGATAGGAAATGTGAAGCTGGTAAAACCACATCCTCATTTTGTAGTCTCTTTTAAGATATGCCCTTTGTGCAGTCATACTGCAGGAGAAATCAAATTAAATAgagaaatttgatttttttttcgaaATCACACAATTTCGACTACTTTTTAGCTTTACTTTTTTCTTCAGTAGCATCTTGCAATGTTTGACGACATCATGCATACATTTCAGAACTGTCATAATAGTGAGAATTTGGCAatatttgtgcgtgcgtgtgtgttcctgtagcttGTGCTTTGCCTTGTTTTATTTCTAGGTGAAACAGAGAGCAGATGAATGCATTCGGGCTTTGGATAAACTTATTGAAGTCAACTCGGGGATCACTATGCAAAATGTGCTGCGAACGCAGTTTGACTGGAGAACATTGAAGGTAATATATTCATTATTTTCATATTGTATCATTCTTATGTTaatattttatttttgtattgtcATTATTGTATTTCTGAGGTGACATTTCTTCTCAAAGTTAGGAATCTCTTTTGCACCTGGAACTAACCAAGAAAGCAGCCAGACATTTACAGCACCAACAACCTCTCATAACATAACAAGAAACACTGCTTGCTCTCTTGTGGAGCACATTTAGTTTGAGTTTAGTTGGTTAAAAATTTTACgtgtgggcatccaggtggcgtggtggtctattctgttgtctaccaacacggggatcgccggttcgaatccctgttacctccggcttggtcgggcatccctacagacacagttggtgggtgggaaaccgaatgtgggtatgtgtcctggttgctgaactagcacctcctctgttcggtcggggtgcctgttcattgggcagggagaaatgggggggaatagcgtgatcctcctacatgctacgtccccctgatgaaactcctcactgtcaggtgaaaagaagcggctggcgacttcaaatgtatcggaggaggcatgtggtagtctgcagccctcgctgtatcagcagagcgggtggagcagcaaccaggattgctcggaagagcagggtaattggccaagtagaactggggaggaaaaggggggaaaatccaaataaaaaaaaaaattacatgtaATAAGTTAAAATAGGAAAACAAACACCTTCTTGGTTATATTGAGACTGCATCGGGATAGCACAGCCTCAGAGATGAGAATTATCAATGCCCCCCCCCTCATAGAAACGACCCTATTTCAAATTCCTTACCACCTTTTTTTGGGTAATGGCTGTGATCTGGCCCTTTCTCCTTGTCCTCTGAACAACAGAACTCCATGGACCTCTGTAGGGTAGCTGCAATGGGCCATTCCTTTGGCGGAGCAACAGTGATTGAAGCATTATGCAAAGAGGCCAAATTCAAGTATGtgcatttttcattttattttaattttccggaggttttttttttccagaagaaCATACCTGTTCCTCTTCTTTGTTGTGGAGACGATATAGTTTATGATAGGAACACCAAACTTCTAACCCATCACTTACTTCCTTGTGTTGGGACAGACATATCTTTTAAGTCACTTCTtaaaacatacatttgtgtaaATGCTTTTTCAGAATCTCTTTCATCCCTTCTGTTATTTGCTTAGCAACACTTTATATGAAGGGTTGCGTGTAACACTGGCATGACACATCATGAACATGAGGGTTTATGAATGTTATTAAGTGTCATTCGGTCAATTGTCATTTTTAATGAAAAGTTGACATTGTTCGAGATGTCTGTTTTTGAGGTAAAGACACACAAAATATATCAAATCGAGCTGCTCGGTCCTACTCGGGTTGGTACATcaaagacatctcaaacaatgtaAACTTTTCATTAAAAATTACATAATTGATTGAATGACACTTAATGACGTCATAAATATAAGGATTCATTTCATGTTCATGACAGTGTCTTGTCAGTCTTATGCATACCCGTTCAAAAAGTGTGACCCTTATTTTTTTCTGACATTTATTCTTGTCTCACCATGGATTTTTATGAAGTCTCCTTTTAGCTCTTTTATGTCCCTTTGAATTcttttaattttatttcatttttgcaaagcactttgtaacctggttttgaaaagtgctatgaaGAATAGTCCAGTATTGGTAATTGTAACAGATGTGTCgaagaagtttgaatcagttcatctggatacgtttcatcattcactATTGAGCATACATCAGAACACTATTCACAGAGATTTCTGTCGTTATGCATCtgccgccatcttacaatactgtgattgcaaacattccctaatcctctgtgaacagtacacatggccattgtaactctcgttaatggccacacccatattcacatatgaaactggtcgttggtttcagttattatgcaactgtattgtttataagggtggggatatctgcagtcagttgagactgaagaggtcacttagatgagggatgaagcatatctgtcaataaacgttgcgtccagatgaactgattcaaccttctttgattttcttacctggattattgagcatgcatcaagacatgtaacAGATGCGAAAATATAGATAACATTAAGACACTGGATTTAGTTCAAATTCAAGTTTCTTAGTTGGCATCTTGATAGAGCGTAGAAGCAGAGTATTTAATAAAACAAGTGATTGGAATGCAATGctaaaattaaaaaaaggaagTCCTAAACAACACAGGTGAGACACGTGACCTCAGCCTGGGTGGTTAAAGGTGATTGTGCCAGGAGAGAATGTGTAGGAatataacaaaaaaaataaataaatattaagcTGTGTATTTGATTGGCTTTTGGTAAACTGCACTCAGAATCACTCTACCATCTCAGCTGAGGTTTGTGACTCTTATTTGCTGCAGTCCCCTGTGGGGTTCAGAATTTATTTGCCATGAAATCAGTGTGGCTGACAACCAAGAAATAACCTAGTTAAGATTGTTGAAAAAGTACATGACACCTTAATAGTAGCCTTAAATTCAAGGACGTATGATGAAAATGCAGACTAGAatagtgtgtgtgtctttttaagAATGAACTCTCTGCAAACTATTTTCTTTGACTCAACTAGGTGCGGCGTAGCTCTGGATGCCTGGATGATCCCTCTAGATGAAGAGATCTTTCCACAGGTCAAGCAGCCCATCTTCTTCATCAACTCAGAGAAGTTCCAGTGGGCAGGTAACATCAGCCGCATGAAGAAGCTGGAATCGGCCGCCATACAGAGGAAAATGATCACCATCAGGTACAGCAGGCCTAAACAACTGTTGCGTTTTCTACCTAGCTCTTTGTTAGCTTGATGTCAGATAGGGATAGGAACGGCCTGTTTTCCGAAGCAGTATTTCTCAACTTGAGCTGGTGCTGTGTTGCCTACCCTTCAGGACAAAATATGTGGTAGTATGGAAAATCTTAACATTCTCTGCCCATTCTCCAAGTCTACATAGTCACAATTATGTGAACACACAAAACGTTTTCGTCGATGATAAACTAATCATGGTTTGCCGATATTCCCTTATCAGAGGTACGGTCCACCAGAGCTTCCCAGACTTCACCTTCCTCACAGGCAACTGGATCGGCAAGCTGATGAAATTGAAAGGGGAGATTGACCCCGAGCTTGCCATTGACCTCTGCAACAAAGCAACATTAGCCTTTCTGCAGAGGCATCTTGGTAAGGAAGGCTCAAATAACACAAAATACTGTTAACACATATGTCCTCACCTCAGCAGCCTGGCTTTCAAGCCAAAAATTCCCCAAAACATGGCAGGGTGTCGGCAGCCTGGAAACATTTTTTCAAAGTATTATTTTCTCAATTTAAGGTCTTAGATACAGCTACATCCGGTAATATTTTGAGTCATCAGTTTTAGTAGAGCTAAAAAATTGCTTTTCCCTTGTGTTTACCCACTGAGAAAATCAGCAGCCCTATTTTTCATATGCAAAAATCACTTTTCCTCAGTCTTCATATTAACTTGATACTTAGGGCAACCCGATTAGCTCTAGGCAAACATTTACACCACATCATATTGCACTATGTAATGTAAAAACCATGACAATTATTTTCAACGCTAAAAGTGCTGTACTTCCTTTTGAATTTTGCAGGTCTGGAAAAGGACTTCAGTCAGTGGTACCCTCTAATTGATGGGAAGGATGAGAACCTCATTCCAGGAACTAATATTACTGTGCCCCAGTCTGCCATTTGAGCCAACGCCCCGCCTCGGACACTGATGAAATCAACCACTTGGCACTGCTTCCAAAGAAATAATCCAGAAACTGTCACGCCAGGCCAGCCTGACATTTCAGATATAAGCCAACACAAAAAAATAACTGGAAGCATCATTTGGAACACGATTTTGTCTTCGAGACGAGAGCATTCATTTACGATACATGGTGGGAGAAACGAGCCTAAGCCAGTATGTGACTTTattcaggtttaaaaaaaaacaaaactttgatATATTACAGAGTTGCAGCTCATCCACTATACCAATACTTTTTGGGCTGGGCCTTAAATGTGGCACACATATGTACTGTTTTTAAATTTTCACCATGACCAGTATATTTATCTAAGAAATGTTTTTAATCATAAGTTCCATAGTCTCCCTAGAATGTAAATCTAAATAAAGAAATCCCTTTACAGAATGTATTGCTTAGCATGGACATTGATATGGCTAAAGGAGCCTCATTATATCGCTGATCAGATAATCTTTTATACAATTTTAAGATATGGAAAGAAATTATCTAGCACAATTGCACAAGTATgccttaatttaaaaaaaatgaatccAATCGATAAAACGCAATTGAATTTCAAGAAAATCATCAGCTCCTGGACTTCAGCGTGTGTTAAGATGTCGCGTGCCTTAATTCACAACAGTTATCTTGGTTACGCCAACACAACAGCCTCTCCTGTGTTTGACTTTCCTCATACTTTGCCAATCCACTATCATGCAGTAATCGTCTAAAATACCTTCATTTGTACgctaaaattcaataaatatttgTATACAAATATGGAGGATTCCACTTTATTTCGTGTTCAACATTTTGGATACGTCTTGAGGTTCAAATAAGATGTGGACTTCACTTGGATAAGACCTGCTCAGCATCTCCCTCAACTTGCTACCACATGGGTGATGCAGTATTGTAATTGCCAGGGTCACAAAATCTGTCCTGAACACTAAATCATAGGAGCAAGGGAAGAGTTAAAATAACGTGTGGGTTTTCATGTGACCACAGTAATGGGTTGTCCTTGTTTAGCAATCAAGTCTGTGTAGTGAAGTGTTGTCTAGCCGACCCGAAGGACGAGGCATATGACTCATGAAAGGAACTGCATTCATATTTATTGTGCCAACATAAATGTCCTGAATAAAAGCAGACTTGCACACTTTATAAAGAAACAATTATCTAAATTTTGCAGCACTCCACCTGATTTAACACTCATTTGAGCAGCAAAATATTAGTGCTcaaatttttttttccagaattaTGTTGCATCTGAGCAAACACCTGAAAACAAAGCAAAATCAAGTGTTTTAATAAGCTACTCtgaaaataaaagagaaaaatggAAAAGATGTGCTTTGGAAAAACGTGGAAATTTTCACAACCAAAACAATGTTTCACTGAAAAAttgcagtaaaaaataaaaaaaaagaagacttaaGTCTTGGGCCGTCAACAGGCCCATTGAAAGATTTGGGTGAGGAAACCATACATCTGGTCACATGGCTGCTTCCCCTAGTCTCACCGCTGTTCATCACACCTTTCCTGCTCTGGTTGCATCACCTCCTCAAATACGATGCTGTCATCAGAACCGTCTTCAATTTTCAGTTACACCTTGGAACAATGTGCCTATTTTTGGGAAGGAAGGGAAATTCAAATCTCATTTGGATGTTATCTATTTCATTGCAGTCTTCAGAATGCACCCTTAaaatctactacttttggctgctcccgttagggtttgccacagcggatcacccgtttccatttcttcccgtcttctgcgtcttcctctgtcacaccagccacctgcatgtcttccctcaccacatccagaaacttcctcttccctggcagctccatattcagcatccttctcccaatatacccagcatctctcctccacacatgtccaagccatctcaatcttgcctcttgctttgtctccaaactgtccaacttgagctgtccctctcatgtaataattcctaatcctgtccttcttcgtcactcccaatgaaaatcttagcatcttcaactctgccacctccagctctgcctcctgtcttttcatcagtgccactgtctccaaaccataacaTAGCTGCTCTCAGTAACctattgtaaaccttccctttaactctcgctggtacccttctgtcgcaaatcactcctgacaccctctccaccctgcctgcgctctcttcttcacctctctcctgcactccccgttactttggacagctgaccccgagtatttaaattcatatgcctttgtcacctctactccttgcatcctcaccattccactgtcctccctctcattcacgcatattccatcttgttcctactgactttcattcatcttctctccagtgcatacctccacctctacaggctctcctccacctgccccttactctcgctacagatcacaatgttatccgcaAATGCACCCTTAAAATCAGCAGCAGTATTTGAAACAGAAACTGAAGGAGACAAGAGGATTAAAAACATCTACAGGGCTGTCGATTTAAAGGAAAAACTAGTCTTCAATGGAAGCAAACAAAGCAGAGCAAAATAACGTGTATTTATATTTACAATTTTGTTACATGGGGAAAGACCATCACTAACCACTGTGGTGGCAGTAGTACTCATTTTTAAAGCTCTTAGCGTCATAAAACACTGCTAATATCCAGTATGCCCAGTCTATCACTTACCAAATCCGTCTTCAGCATAATAGGAGCCCCCTTCCTCAAACACATCATCCGCTAAATCCTGGAAAatggtcagcagcattaaattcaACAAGCTGCTCTCCTGACAGGAATGTGAAATATACCAGGATTCCTACATGGTATCCATCACCAAATACCTGTTCTAGACCCTTGACAGGCTGAATTATTTTGGTCAGTGTTCACTATGAGGGATGCTGAGGGTGGCTAGACAGTATAACTGTCAACTAGGCTATATTATTCAATAGCTGGAAATTTATTTTCACAATAACAAATATGAAACAGTAGATGTTTCATACTTGTTATTGTGAAAATAGAATAAACTAGAACAATCACTATATTCTACGGCCCCCCGAGTGGTCACATCATGTTTTTCTCCTCAATTTCATGCACTCATTTTACTAAAATATGAGCATGTtttacttgtgtgtgtatgtgtggtcacttttttttccatttcctaGTTCATGCACTTGTTTTACTAAATCACCTGTCCTTGGAGTTCCGTAAAGTTGGAAATATATTCAGATTTGAACTTCCTGGATCAATAACTCATAGGCGAAACATTAAAGCACAAACGACACCTTTTTTACTCTATTAAGGTAGACAATGAGCTACAACCTAATTTACACCAAACGAGCCATCCTCCAAGCTCATTGTCTACCTTAATACAGTAGGGAAGCGGTGTCTTTGTGTTCtaatgtccgtccatccatccatccattatccaaactgcttttccCAATTggagtcgcgggatgctggagcctatcccagcagtcattgggtgtggggagacaccatggacaggctgccagttcatcacagggccccccccccccccacacacacacacacacacctaggaacaatttagtacggccaattcacctgacttacatgtctttggactgtgggaggagaccgaagcacccggaggaaacccacgcagacacggggagaacttgcaaa includes:
- the pla2g7 gene encoding platelet-activating factor acetylhydrolase isoform X2 produces the protein MFTNGWFVQLLNKKIYGWSKTDQRRCKLSFFTMGNTCSNNLGIPPAKGPNAVGCTDFMMDHTIQGTFFRLYYPCQKSEKAEKPDWIPSREYFNGLADFMKINRTLSERIFNYLFGSFKIPAFSDAPFKQNGKCPVVIFSHGLGAFRTLYSAICAELASQGFIVASVEHRDQSASATYYFREKSESEMMEEASSNRSTPASDNQVQEWMYYRALAHGESEFPLRNKQVKQRADECIRALDKLIEVNSGITMQNVLRTQFDWRTLKNSMDLCRVAAMGHSFGGATVIEALCKEAKFKCGVALDAWMIPLDEEIFPQVKQPIFFINSEKFQWAGNISRMKKLESAAIQRKMITIRGTVHQSFPDFTFLTGNWIGKLMKLKGEIDPELAIDLCNKATLAFLQRHLGLEKDFSQWYPLIDGKDENLIPGTNITVPQSAI
- the pla2g7 gene encoding platelet-activating factor acetylhydrolase isoform X1 yields the protein MFTNGWFVQLLNKKIYGWSKTADQRRCKLSFFTMGNTCSNNLGIPPAKGPNAVGCTDFMMDHTIQGTFFRLYYPCQKSEKAEKPDWIPSREYFNGLADFMKINRTLSERIFNYLFGSFKIPAFSDAPFKQNGKCPVVIFSHGLGAFRTLYSAICAELASQGFIVASVEHRDQSASATYYFREKSESEMMEEASSNRSTPASDNQVQEWMYYRALAHGESEFPLRNKQVKQRADECIRALDKLIEVNSGITMQNVLRTQFDWRTLKNSMDLCRVAAMGHSFGGATVIEALCKEAKFKCGVALDAWMIPLDEEIFPQVKQPIFFINSEKFQWAGNISRMKKLESAAIQRKMITIRGTVHQSFPDFTFLTGNWIGKLMKLKGEIDPELAIDLCNKATLAFLQRHLGLEKDFSQWYPLIDGKDENLIPGTNITVPQSAI
- the pla2g7 gene encoding platelet-activating factor acetylhydrolase isoform X3, whose translation is MGNTCSNNLGIPPAKGPNAVGCTDFMMDHTIQGTFFRLYYPCQKSEKAEKPDWIPSREYFNGLADFMKINRTLSERIFNYLFGSFKIPAFSDAPFKQNGKCPVVIFSHGLGAFRTLYSAICAELASQGFIVASVEHRDQSASATYYFREKSESEMMEEASSNRSTPASDNQVQEWMYYRALAHGESEFPLRNKQVKQRADECIRALDKLIEVNSGITMQNVLRTQFDWRTLKNSMDLCRVAAMGHSFGGATVIEALCKEAKFKCGVALDAWMIPLDEEIFPQVKQPIFFINSEKFQWAGNISRMKKLESAAIQRKMITIRGTVHQSFPDFTFLTGNWIGKLMKLKGEIDPELAIDLCNKATLAFLQRHLGLEKDFSQWYPLIDGKDENLIPGTNITVPQSAI